From a region of the Crocosphaera subtropica ATCC 51142 genome:
- a CDS encoding AAA family ATPase: protein MLGKITIQRFKNLENLTLDLDRVNILVGSNNSGKSSILQAIQFAVSVGQTASLQSNVNWKDEKLSTSLSPQQLIYAPLRDVYALAYGGKLVENKDQAIIISFEENQEKQNVLVTVRKGRNRNLSITVEGKELGERLQIIETPYSIYVPGLAGIPDVEECKTPGIVRKAAARGDANKVFRNVLYLLHNESEQWKQFISDFNYLFPDLKVIVEFNPERDDYINCQIQANDENSLPIDLAGTGVLQAIQIISYINIYKPQILLLDEPDSHLHPNNQRKLAKMLIKLTEERDLQIIVTTHSRHLLDALREKTKIYWLKNGTIINEKDFDTVQLLLDIGALDKDELLLNTENIKCVLLTEDEDTKPIETLLEASGFRMDEVDIWSYKGCTKVETALVLAAFIRKHSSQTKILLHRDRDYLTDDEANDFREKIERANILCFLTTGTDAESHFINLGHIQSLYPQLTTDRIQELISNSTAEKSEKSKEKFINSRTDIELQQSRQKGNGRINNGQIASNCYQMYDQDCERYRYGKSVLKTLKSKLQQEVGGNIDLFCVTDSLKIAELEELALLIWSQRKDTS, encoded by the coding sequence ATGCTTGGCAAAATAACTATACAAAGATTCAAGAATTTAGAAAATTTAACTTTAGACCTTGATAGAGTTAATATTTTGGTAGGTTCAAATAATTCTGGAAAAAGTAGCATTCTACAAGCTATACAATTTGCTGTATCTGTTGGTCAAACAGCTAGTCTTCAGAGTAATGTAAATTGGAAGGATGAAAAATTATCAACTTCATTATCCCCTCAGCAGCTAATCTATGCGCCTCTTAGAGATGTTTATGCGTTGGCCTATGGAGGTAAACTGGTTGAAAATAAAGATCAAGCAATTATCATTTCTTTTGAAGAAAATCAAGAAAAACAAAATGTTCTTGTTACAGTGAGAAAAGGGAGAAATAGAAATTTATCGATTACAGTAGAAGGAAAAGAATTAGGAGAAAGACTACAAATCATAGAAACACCATATAGTATTTATGTCCCTGGACTAGCTGGTATTCCTGACGTAGAAGAATGTAAAACTCCAGGGATTGTTAGAAAGGCAGCTGCTAGAGGAGATGCCAATAAAGTATTCCGAAATGTTCTTTACCTTCTTCACAATGAATCAGAACAATGGAAACAATTTATATCAGACTTTAATTATTTATTTCCTGACTTAAAAGTTATTGTTGAGTTTAATCCAGAACGTGATGATTATATTAATTGTCAAATTCAAGCCAATGATGAAAATAGTTTACCAATAGATTTAGCTGGTACAGGGGTTTTACAAGCGATACAAATTATATCTTATATTAATATTTATAAACCTCAAATATTACTTTTAGATGAACCCGATTCGCATTTACATCCAAATAACCAACGAAAATTAGCTAAAATGCTAATCAAATTGACTGAAGAACGCGATTTACAAATTATAGTAACTACTCATTCAAGACATCTCCTTGATGCGTTACGAGAAAAGACAAAAATATATTGGTTAAAGAATGGAACAATTATAAATGAAAAAGATTTTGATACTGTTCAACTTTTACTAGATATTGGAGCTTTAGATAAAGATGAATTATTATTAAATACTGAAAATATTAAATGTGTTTTATTAACTGAAGATGAAGACACTAAACCTATTGAAACATTGCTAGAAGCATCAGGGTTTAGAATGGATGAAGTTGATATTTGGTCATATAAAGGATGTACTAAAGTTGAAACAGCATTAGTTTTAGCTGCTTTTATCCGAAAACATAGTTCTCAAACTAAAATATTATTACATAGAGATAGAGATTATTTAACGGATGATGAAGCAAACGATTTTAGAGAAAAAATTGAACGAGCAAATATATTGTGCTTTTTAACAACTGGAACAGATGCAGAATCTCATTTTATTAATCTTGGACATATCCAATCTTTATATCCACAATTAACAACAGATAGGATACAAGAGCTTATCAGTAATTCCACTGCTGAAAAATCTGAAAAATCGAAAGAAAAGTTTATAAATAGTCGGACAGACATAGAATTACAACAATCTCGTCAAAAAGGTAACGGAAGAATCAATAATGGACAAATAGCTTCAAACTGTTATCAAATGTATGACCAAGATTGTGAGAGATATCGTTATGGAAAATCAGTCTTAAAGACTCTAAAATCTAAACTTCAGCAAGAAGTTGGTGGAAATATTGATTTATTTTGTGTAACTGATTCATTAAAAATAGCTGAATTAGAAGAACTAGCTTTACTAATTTGGTCACAAAGGAAAGATACATCTTAA
- a CDS encoding phosphoadenosine phosphosulfate reductase family protein: protein MAQKKIRHILGLSGGKDSTALAVLLHKEIPDMEYFFCDTHKELPETYEYLDRIKARLGITIHYLSENRGFDHWLTMHDGLLPSPKMRWCTVKMKIKPLEEFVGEDEAISYIGIRADENREGYISTKPNIKPVFPFKERGLVKADIIRLLEDSGIGLPDYYRWRSRSGCFFCFFQRKYEWVMLAQEHPDLFAKAVEYESNHRDGRTYTWTEGETLLELLERKEEIIANHEKAIAREKKAAPNRPLSEALEVVLDEEDDDLPCLVCHL, encoded by the coding sequence ATGGCACAAAAGAAAATAAGGCACATACTGGGACTCTCAGGAGGCAAGGATAGCACAGCTTTGGCGGTACTACTGCACAAGGAAATCCCAGATATGGAGTATTTCTTCTGTGACACTCACAAAGAACTCCCTGAAACCTATGAGTATCTTGACCGCATTAAAGCCCGTCTAGGTATCACAATCCATTATCTCAGTGAAAACCGAGGGTTTGACCACTGGTTAACGATGCACGATGGTCTATTACCTTCTCCAAAAATGCGCTGGTGTACGGTAAAAATGAAGATTAAGCCGTTAGAGGAGTTTGTGGGTGAGGATGAGGCTATTAGCTATATTGGCATTCGTGCGGATGAAAATCGAGAGGGTTACATCTCTACTAAGCCCAATATTAAGCCTGTTTTTCCGTTTAAGGAACGAGGATTAGTAAAAGCCGATATTATCCGTTTATTAGAGGATAGTGGGATTGGTTTGCCAGATTATTATCGCTGGCGAAGTCGTTCGGGCTGTTTCTTTTGTTTCTTCCAACGCAAATATGAATGGGTGATGTTAGCCCAAGAACATCCTGATTTGTTTGCGAAGGCGGTGGAATATGAATCTAATCACAGGGATGGCAGAACTTACACCTGGACGGAAGGAGAAACGTTACTAGAACTTTTGGAACGCAAAGAGGAGATTATCGCTAATCATGAGAAGGCGATCGCCCGTGAGAAAAAAGCAGCCCCTAATCGACCTTTATCCGAAGCGTTAGAGGTGGTTTTAGATGAGGAGGATGATGATTTGCCTTGTTTAGTGTGTCATTTGTAA